Below is a window of Streptobacillus canis DNA.
GAGTTAGAAATATGTTGATTAGAAGAATAAGGCTTGATAGAATTTAAAGAATTTGTTAAATAGTATTGGTTAAGATAAATTTGATTTTAGATATCATGTTTATCCCCCCCTTTTCTGTTTATTTGGTTTGGCGATTAAATTATACAGAAAAGAAAGAGGTGATTCAAGGATTTTTTTAAAATCCCGAATCACCTTTTTTTATTTTGCTTTTTTAAAGTGATGTATCAATTGATTGAAAATAACCTATAGTTAATGTTATAATAAATTTGTATGTAATAACAAACATAAGTATTTTTTTAATGTATATATGTACGAGATCAGCTATCGAAAAAATAATCTTGGAAGTTATATGGAATTAAGTTATAAAAGGTTATTTAAAAAACTTATTGATTTAGATATGCAACATAATGAGCTTATGGAAAAAGCAAATGTAAGTAGAAGTACATTTTATAAATTAAAGAATGGTGAGAATGTAACTACCGATATTTTGCTCAGAATTTGTGATGCATTAGATTGCGACATATCAGAAATTATGGAGTGTATTAAAAATGATTGAAATAATAAATGGAGAATGCATAGAAGAATTGAGGAAGTTAGACTCATCTACGGTTGATTTAATTATTACAGATCCTCCATATAATATTGCGAATTTCATGA
It encodes the following:
- a CDS encoding helix-turn-helix domain-containing protein, with the translated sequence MYEISYRKNNLGSYMELSYKRLFKKLIDLDMQHNELMEKANVSRSTFYKLKNGENVTTDILLRICDALDCDISEIMECIKND